GACGGCGTCGGAGACGTCGTCGAACACGGCGGGCGGCAGCGATTCGGAGAACGGGCGGAGCGAGAGCAGCTCGCCGTCGAGGATGCGCTGGGCGGCGAGGGTGCGTCCGCTGTCGAGCACGGTGCCGTCGCGGCGTACGAGGTGGTAGCCGACGGGCGCTCCCTCTGCGGGACTCTGCCCGGAGAGGCGGAGGACCTCGGGGTAGAGGTCGGCGAGGGGGACGTCCTCGGGCAGGGCGACGTCGACGCGGCTGTCGGGCGCGACGACGGTCACCCTGCAGAATCCGGTTCCGTTGCCGGCCGGAACCCCGGGGCCGGTTCGGCCGGGTCCGGTGGTCGCCGCTCGGGCCGTCGTGGTCACCTGTCGCTCCCCCTCATTGCCATCCGCCTCCGCCGGGAGCCTTCTCCCGGCCGAGACCTCGTCGCCGTGTCTCTCCGCGTGCCCTCGCAGCCCGTCCCGAATGCCCGGTTTTTTGGCGGTAGTTCGCGGGTGCGTACACGCGTCGCGCTACCCTACCGCTCTCCGCCCGGCCGCTCCGTCAGTAGGATCTTTGCCCGGGCGGAGCCCGTCGCCACGGGGGCGTCGAGAGGAACAGATCTGTCCGGCAAGGGAATTGGTGAGCCGTGAGCCACATCGTCGTCAAGCGCCCTCCGCGCGCGCTGCCCTCCGAAGTGCCGGATGCGGAGGTGCAGTTGCAATCTCCTCCGGAGCTGCCGCGTGGGCAGCAGGAGGGCGCGATGATGCAGTTGCTGCCGATGCTCGGCATGGGCGGGTCGGTGGTCTTCTTCTTCATGACGCCGAACCCGATCATGCGGATCATGGGCATGGTGATGATCGCGTCGACGGTCGCCATGGCGATCTCGATGCTGGTCCGTCACCGGCGCGGCACGCAGGGGCAGCTCGCCGACATGCGGCGCGACTACCTGAAGTACCTGACGCAGACCCGCCGCGAGGTGCTGCGCACGGCACGCCTCCAGCGGGACGCCCAGTTCTATCTGCACCCGTCCCCCGAGCAGCTGTGGGCGCTGGTCGCCGAGGGCAGCAGGGTCTGGGAGCGCCGGGTCGCCGACGTCGACTTCGGGCAGGTCCGCATCGGCCTGGGCATCCAGGAGCTGGCCACGCCGCTCGTTCCGCCGCAGACCGCGCCGGTGGACGAGCTGGAGCCGCTGACCGCCGGGGCGATGCAGCAGTTCCTCCACACCCACTCGTCGCTGGACGGGCTGCCGATGGCCGTCTCGCTCCGCGCCTTCTACCACGTGACGGTCAGCGGTGACGCGGACTCCGTGCGCTCCTCGGCCCGCGCGCTGATCGGTTCGCTCGCCTCGCTGCACTCCCCCGAGGACCTGGTCGTGGCGATCGCGGCGGACCGGCAGTCGTCGCCGCACTGGGAGTGGGCGAAGTGGCTCCCGCACGTCCAGCTGCCCGGCTCCACGGACGGGGCGGGCAGCCGTCGGCTCATCTCGACGAGCTGCTCCGAGCTGGAGGAGCTGCTCGGGAGCCGTCTCGGCGGCCGCCCCCGCTTCCAGGCCGGCGGGCAGCCGTTGATGGACCAGCCGCACATCGTGGTGGTGCTCGACGGGGAGTCGGTTCCGCCGATGTCGGTGCTGGCCTCCCCGGAGGGCGTGCAGGGTGTCACCGTCATCGAGGTCGTACCGGGTGAGGTGACCGGTGCCCGCGGCGGGCTGTCCGTGGTGGTCCATCCGCAGACGCTCCAGCTGGAGTCGGGCCACGGGCTGGTCTACGAGGGCCTGCCGGATCTGCTGAGTTACGAGGCCGCGGAGGCGCTGGCCCGCCAGCTGGCCCCGCTGAACGTGGCGGCCGGCGGGGACGACGACGAACCGCTGCTGGCCAACCTGGAGTTCACCGATCTGCTGAATCTCGGGGACGCCTCCTCGGTGGACGTCTCCCGGACCTGGCGTCCCCGCTCGCAGGCGGAGCGGCTGCGCGTCCCGATCGGTGTCGGCGAGGACGGCACCCCGGTCATGCTCGACCTCAAGGAGGCCGCGCAGGAGGGCATGGGCCCGCACGGCCTGTGCGTGGGCGCGACGGGTTCCGGCAAGTCGGAGCTGCTGCGCACGCTGGTGCTGGGGCTCGCCGTCACGCATTCGTCGGAGACGCTGAACTTCGTCCTCGCCGACTTCAAGGGCGGTGCCACCTTCGCGGGCATGGCGCAGATGCCGCACGTCGCCGCCGTGATCACCAACCTCGCGGACGATCTGACGCTGGTGGACCGCATGGGCGACTCCATCCGCGGTGAGCTGAACCGGCGCCAGGAGATGCTCCGCGACGCCGGCAACTACGCCAACATCCACGACTACGAGAAGGCGCGCGCCGCGGGTGCCCCGCTGCTGCCGATCCCCTCGCTGGTGCTGGTGATCGACGAGTTCAGCGAACTGCTCACCGCGAAGCCGGACTTCATCGAGATGTTCGTGCAGATCGGCCGTATCGGCCGTTCGCTCGGCGTGCACCTGCTGCTGGCCTCGCAGCGCCTGGAGGAGGGCCGGCTGCGCGGGCTGGAGACGTACCTGTCGTACCGGATCGGTCTGCGGACCTTCTCCGCGGGCGAGTCCCGCGCGGCGCTCGGTGTGCCGGACGCCTACCACCTGCCGAACGTGCCGGGTTCCGGCTACCTGAAGTACGGCACCGACGAGATGGTCCGGTTCAAGGCGGCGTACGTCTCCGGGGTCTACCGCACGGGCGCGGAGCGGGCGTCGATGCCCGGCGGGCCGCTACCGGTGGACCGCCGGCCGGTCGCTTTCACGGCGGCGCCGGTTCCGGTGCGCTACGTGGAGCCGGCGCAGCGGCTGGACGTGCCGGAGGCCCGCAAGTCCGAGGACGACGCGCTCGCGGACACCGTGCTGGACGTGATCGTGCGCCGGCTGGAGGGGCGCGGCGCCTCGGCACACCAGGTGTGGCTGCCGCCGCTGGACAATCCGCCCTCGCTGGACGAGCTGCTGCCCGGCCTCGCGCCGGTGCAGGGACGCGGCCTGACCCAGCCGGGGTTCGAGGGCGCGGGGCGCCTGGTCGTCCCGCTCGGCGTGGTCGACAAGCCGTTCGAGCAGCGCCGCGACACGCTGTACCGGGACTTCTCCGGTGCCGCCGGGCACATGCAGATCACCGGTGGTCCGCAGTCGGGCAAGTCGACGCTGCTCCGGACCCTCGTCGCGGGCTTCGCGCTCACCCACACCCCGCACGAGGTGCAGTTCTACGGACTGGACTTCGGCGGCGGCGGTCTGGCGTCGGTCAGCGGTCTCCCGCACGTCGGCGGGGTCGCGTCGCGTCTGGACCCCGAGCGGGTGCGGCGTACGGTCTCCGAGGTGTACGGCATCCTGACCCGGCGTGAGGAGTACTTCCGCAGCGCGGGGATCGACTCGATCGCCACCTTCCGCAGGATGCGCGAGCGCGGCCAGGTGTCCGTGGAGGACCAGCCGTGGGGCGACGTCTTCCTGATCATCGACGGCTGGGGCAACTTCCGTACCGACTACGAGGGCCTGGAGCCGGCCGTCCTCGACATCGCGGGACGCGGTCTCGGGTACGGCATCCACCTGGTCGTCACCGCCTCGCGGTCCATGGAGGTGCGCGCCAACCTCAAGGACCACCTGATGAACCGGCTGGAGCTGCGGCTCGGTGACGTCATGGACTCCGAGCTGGACCGCAAGTCGGCCGTCAACGTGCCCGCCGGGGTGCCGGGCCGGGGTCTGACACCGGAGAAGCTGCACTTCATGGCGGCAGTGCCGCGCATCGACAGCATCAACTCCGACAGCGACCTCTCCGAGGCGACCGCCGCGATGAACCAGGAGGTCGCCCGCCACTGGACGGCGTCCCCGGCGCCGGCCGTACGTCTCCTGCCGCGCGAGCTGCCCGCTTCGGCACTGCCGCCGGGTGACGCGCACCCGGAGCGCGGCATCGCGTTCGGCATCGACGAGAACAACCTGGAACCGGTCTTCCTCGACTTCGAGCACGACCCGTTCCTGATGGTGTTCGGGGAGAGCGAGTCCGGCAAGTCCAACCTGCTGCGCCTGCTCATCAAGCAGCTGACGGAGCGCTACGACGGCAACGCCTGCAAGCTCTTCGTCATCGACAACCGGCGCTCCCTGCTGGACGTCACCCCTCCGTCCCACCTGGCGGAGTACGTGCCCATGTCCAACAACATGGAGCACCACATGGAGGCGCTGTACGACCTCATGCAGCGGCGCACCCCGTCGGCGACGGTCACCGCGCAGGAGTTGCGGGACCGCAGCTGGTGGCGGGGCCCGACGGTGTACGTGGTCGTCGACGACTACGACCTGGTCTCCACGTCGAGCGGCAACCCGCTGGGCAGGCTGACCGAACTGCTGCCGTTCGCACGGGACGTGGGCGTGCGCTTCGTCATCGCCCGTAACTCCGCGGGCGCGGGACGGGCCGCGTACGAGCCGTTCATCCAGCGGATGACCGAGCTGGGCGCCCAGGGGCTGCTGCTGTCCGGCGACCCGAACGAGGGCGACATCATGGGCAACGTCCGCCCGCGTCCGATGCCCGCGGGCCGGGGCGTGTTCGTCTCCCGCCGCCGGGGCAACCCGCTGGTGCAGACGGGGCTGGTGGAGGGGGAGCGGTAGGCCCCGAGCAGTACCGCGTGGTGCCGGGCCGGGTCCCCTTTCGGGGCGCCCGGCCCGGTCCCGCTCTACGAGGACGTCCTTTTCCCGAACGCGTGATTCCGGTCGTCCACAATTCCCGGGAACAGACCGGACCCCCTGTCGGCGATTTCCGCCATTCCTCCGCGGCGTGGCGCATTACCACCCACGAATTCACTCCGCCGCCGTACGCTCGGGATTCGTACGACCGAACACATCTGTACGCGCGAACATTCGCCCCTCCGCTCCCCGGGCGGACGGGCGGCGGCCGTCCTGCGGAGTGCCACGGACCGGGGACGCGCGGGACGATGTGCCGGGCACGCGGTCCGCACGCCGTCGTGCACGGCGTTCCCGCGGCGCCATCATGCGCGACAGGTCCGGACGATGTTCACCAGGGTCTCCCGCGCCCCCCTGCGCGCGGAGAGCGACGGGAAGGTACCCGGCGAGAAATGGCGTGGCACGAGTGGGAACCATGGAATTCGGGTGTGGCCGACCGGCGTTTTTCGGACGCGCGAAGGAAACACCCGACACGGGAGCGCGGAAACCGCGGAGAAGACCCGCGAGGTGATCTCCGGGTTGGTCGGGACGGTCGGCCGGCCAGGGGGAATTCGGCGTTCCGGAGGTGTGAGGGACCGTGGCGCCCAGAAGACGTCCACGCCCGAATGCCGGACCTCCTCGCCCGTAACAGGGCCTCGTACGCCGGGAGCTCGTATGCCGGGTGTGCGCCCGCCAGGTGCGAGATCCGCGTCCGCGCGGCCGGCCCGGTCTCCCGGCCCGACGTGATATCCGGCCGACGGGTGGAGCGCTGATGGATCTCGACGCACTGCGTTTCGGCAACTTCTCCGCGCTCGACTCGGCCGTCTCGGACTGGGAACGGCAGGTCAAGAACCTGAAGGCACTCCAGGACGAGGCCCAAGACGGTCTGAAGGCAACGGCGGTGAAGGCCGACTGGGCCGGCCTCAACGCCAACGTCACCCGGGACTTCGTCACGAAGACCGCCGCGGAGTTCACCGACGCGCACACCCAGGCGAGCAGCATCGCCGCCATCCTCGGTGACACCCGCGATGAGCTCGTCTCCTACCGGGGACAGCTCGTCGCCGCGATCGAGCGCGGGGTGGCGAAGAACCTCACGGTCAGGGACACCGGAAAAGGCACGTTCCCGTCGACATGAACATCCACCCGGACCGCGCCGCCGCCGGGACCAAGGTGCCCGAGCACAGCCGGCAGGACGTGGATCTGCTGCGCGACGAGGTCCAGTCCATCCTGACGAAGGCCACCCAGAGCGACGCCACCGCCGACGAGACGCTTCGACTCCTCGTGGACCAGGCGAAGTACGGCTTCTCCGACGCCGGTTACCAGGACCGTGACTCCGCCGCCAACGCCCTCAAGGACGCCAAGGAGGCTGCCGCGCTCTACTCCAAGGGCTCCGGCATGTCGAACACGGAACTCACGCGGCTCATCGCGCTGATGAAGGAGAACAAGGACGATCCGCTGTTCGCCGAGCGCTTCGCGACCGACCTCGGACCTGAGAAGACTCTCTCGCTCTACGCCGGTCTCGCCGACGACCAGCAGTTCTACGTGCACCCCCGCTCCGGGAGCGGCCTCTCGGAGGAGATGCGGACCCGGATGAGACTGCTCGGCGGGCTGGAGTCGAGCCTCGGCACCACCCTGGCGACGGCCACGCACTCGGGCAGCGACGACATGGCGCAGTGGCAGAGGGATCTCCTGGTGGCGGGCGGAAAGGATGTCGGCACCCCCGGGCAGGACCGCGTCTACGGGTACCAGGTGATGAGCAACCTGATGCGGAACGGCGCGTACGAGGACAACTTCCTGAAGAGCTACGGGGACAGCCTGATCGCGTTCGAGAGGGAGAACACCTCCGACGAGGTCGGCGGCCTCCAGAGGCGGACCACGCGCGAGAACGTCCTCCCGTGGAACCACTCCGGCGCCTTCGAGCGGCTTCACTACGGGGCGGGGAACGACGCCGGTTCCGACCCGATGACCGGCTTCATGGAAGCCCTGGGGCACAACGCCGAGGCCTCCACGGACTTCTTCAACGAGGGAACCCACTTCGACTACCTCACCGAGGACCGTGAGTGGTTCGAGGATCACGCGAAGACCGACGCCAAGACCATCGCTGGATACGACTCGCTGGGACACGCCCTGGAGTCGGCGACCAAGGGCGCCCCCTACGACGCCGACCCGCCGCAGCTGCACCGCGACAGCGAGACCGCCGCCGTCGCGCAGCGGGTCGTGGAGCGCTACGGGCAGGACGCCGAGTACAAGGGCGACAAGCAGACCGGCCTCAGCGGTGCGCAGCTCCTGGCCGAGCAGGAGGGGATCGGCGACAGTCTGGGCAGTATCGGCGCCGCCTACATCGACGACATCAACTGGGCCATGGACGGAAACGCCGAGAAGTCGGTGTACGCGTTGGATGACGGCGGGCGCACCTCGTCGGCCGAGCGGGCCCACTTCGACAACAGCGAGCTCGGCCTCACCAAGTTCATCAGCACCCTCGGCCAGGATCCCGACGCCTACGCGTCGTTGGGTACCGCCCAGCAGGTGTACACCACGTCGCTGCTCCACGAGCACCCGCCCACGATCGAGGCGGACGGCGACGTCTCGTCCAGCGAGGCCGAGACGGTCCTGCGCAACGGCGCCGAGGTCCAGGGCGTTCTGGACCGGTCGCGGGCGGAGGAGATCAAGGCCGGCGGAGTGGAGGCGGACAAGAAGTACAACGACGCGGTCGACGCCCGTATCGAGCGGGACAAGATGATCGCGGGCGCGGTCACGGGCGGCCTCTTCTCGCTCACCCCCGAAGCGACGACCGGGATGGCCGCGACCGTGGTCCCGATCGTGGGGGACCAGACCGAGGGAGTCGTGGGCGGCCTCATCGAGAAGAACCTCGACGAGTACGCGGAGGCGCACCATCGGGACAACTCGGAGAAGTACCACGCGGAGGGGAACGAGGTGTACGCGAGCGGCTTCGCAGCCTCCTGGAGGCCCGGGCACGCAGTCCTGCAGGAGGCCGACGCGTCGAGCGCCTGGGACGGCGAAAACTACCGGAAACTGAGCGACGCCCTCACACGGGCCCAGCAACTCGGCTACAACAGCGGCAGTCAGCAACAGGAAAATGTCGGTCAGCTCCCCACCACGTGAGGTCGGGCACATGAAATCCATCCTGAGGAAAGCGGCCCCGCCTCTCGCCGTGGTGATGTCGGCGGCGGTACTCGGCGGCTGCTCGGGTTCGTCGGACGGTCCCGGCACACCCTCGGCCTCACGGCCGGTGGCTCCCGGAGAGACCGGCCGGCAGGTCTGCTCAGGTCTCCTCAGAGCGGACGGAGGGGCCGCGCTGGAACAGCTGACCAAGTCCGCGCGCTTCACCGAGTCACCCGGATCCGGTCCGACAGAGGTCCGGTCGGTCGCCGACGCGGCCCAGAAGCTGCGGAATTCGGGGCTGCCGGCGACCGGCAGCGGCGAACGGCTCTACCTGTGTCTGGCGGAACCCGGCAACCCGGGTGGCCGAGGCGATTTCCAGGTGTCCACCCGCTGGACGCGGATCAAGGCGGGCGACCGTACCTGGCACAGCACCGCGATCAGTTCCGTGTACGACCTCACGGCCCACGGAGTGCACAGCAGCACCGCGCCCTACGCGACCGCGTCGCAGACCTGGGGTGCGGTGTCCCTCCATTGCCCCGTCGGCGGCGGCGCCGCACCGGGCGTCGCACTCGACGTGGAGTTGCGCACTTCGCACGGATCGGTCACACCCGACGAAGAGCCGGTGAGGCCCGGGCTGCTGCTCAAGGCCGCCCACGGTGCGGCGCTCGCGGTGGCGCGGGAGGTGGGCTGTCTCGCGGAGAGTTCCCTGCCGGAGACTCTGGACGCTCCGACTCCCCTGCCGAAGGGCTGAAGCACACCGGGAACGAATGATGGCGCCCCCTCCGGTCGGAGGGGGCGCCATCATTCGTTCCCGGACGCCGTCCCGGTATGTACGGCCGGGGCGGGCTGAGCGGTCGCGTGTGGGCACCTCCCGCGCGTGCCCACACCTGTCTTGCGTAGCCGCCGCTGTCATACCCAGGGCAGAAAAAGCTAGAAGTTCTGCGCGGCCTTCTTGTCGCCCGCCTGGTACGCGGACGCGGCCTCGCGCACGGCGCGGGTGATCTGCAGCAGGGAGTCGTGGACCGACCGGGCGTCCTTGTCCCACCCGGCCTGGGCGGTGTCGTACGCGCCCTTGGCCTCGCCCTGCCACAGCTCGGCGACGGAGGCGACACGGCGCTTGATCGCGGCGAGGTCCTCGTCGAGCTGCTTGCCCTGCCGCTCGATGGAAGCAGCGGCACCTTCCAGGCTGGAATATGTGACAACGGTCGTACCGTCGTTGGTCGTCATGTGGTCCTCCGATTCGGGGTGGTTGCGAGACGACTGCCGCGAAGCGCGGGCAGCCGCGTGGGTCAGAAGCTGTTGAGGCTCGACGTGGGCGCGGAAGCGCCCGAGTCGCCCGTGTAACCCGGCACCACGTCGATACCCCGGAGGGCGGCGCCGACCTCGTCCTCGGTGTTGCCGGAGATGGTGCGGGCGGCCTTGATGGCCTCCTGGAAGTTCTGCAGCCGGATGCCGATCGACACCATGCTGTCGTTGATCTGGCGCTGCTTGTCGTTGAAGGCGTTGGCGCCGATGCCCTTCCAGGCGCCTTCCAGGCTGTCGATCGTCGCCTGGAGCGTCTTCAGCTGCCCCTTGACGGAGTCGAACCGCGTCGAGAGTTCGTTCTCCAGCTGAAGGAGACTGTGTTCTGTGACCTTCTGATCTGCCATGGACCTGGTTTCCTTTCGGGTTCTCTCTACGGACCGGCAGGTTCTCGCCGGAAGTTCATGGGTGAACCGGCCGCGCGCACCGCCGTCGGCCGTGGCCGTCGCCGGTCGGGCCGCTCCGGCCGGTCGCACGGTCAGACGGTGCTGCGGCGCCTGCGGAGGTAGTAGAGGGCGCCCCCGCCGAGAACGACCACGACCACCACTCCGCAGGCGATCAGGCCGAGGTTGTTGCCGCTGTCCTCGGACTCGCTGGAGCCTGCCACAACCGTGGCGTCGCCGGATTTCCCCTGCGAAGGCTGTGACGAAGCTGAAGCAGAGGCGGACGGGGAGGCCGAGCCCGAGGGGGCAGCCGAGGCGGTGGAGCCGGAGCCCGACGCGCTCGTGCTCTTCCCGGTGAGCGGGCTGACGTCCGGATCGCCGGGGTCGCCCTTGTGCTTGAGGAGGTTCATCGACGGGCGGATCAGACCGTGCCCGAGGTAGGCGCTGGTCTCGTCGTCGGGCCAGTCCCTGGCGGCCGTGTCGAAGAGGACCCGGAGGACCTGGCTCGCCGTCCAGTCGGGGTGGGCGGACCAGACGAGGGCGGCGGAGGCGGAGGCGATGGCGGTGGCCGCGCTGGTTCCGTTACCGTCGCAGTACGACTGGAACGTGTTGTCGCACCAGACGGGAACGTCGGCTCCCGGCGAGGCGACGTCCACGAAACCACCGTGCTGGGACGTCTTGGCCACCGTCCCCTTGCTGTCCGCCGAGGAGACTGCGACGACTTCCTCGTACGCCGCCGGATACTGCACCGCGTTGGCCCCGTCACCGTCGTTGCCCGCGGCAGCGAAGAACAGCTTTCCCTTCGACAGCGCGTACTCCGCCGCCTCGCGCTCCGCGTCCATCGAGAAATCGCTGCCGAAGGACATGTTGATGATCCGGGCGTCGCTGTCGGCGGCAGCCCTGATGGCGTCCGCGCTGTCGCGTGCGTTGACGTGCTTGTTGCTGTGCTGGAAGTCCGTGTTGGCGATG
The DNA window shown above is from Streptomyces sp. NBC_00247 and carries:
- a CDS encoding S8 family serine peptidase, translating into MTAEMSHAPTRRRSRGASRRLIGALAATAAWSACFAGLAPSAVAEDVQARQWYLDAMQAEEMWKVSTGKGITVAVIDTGVNPDTPSLSGQVLKGLDATEADGDENDDYKGHGTTMAELIAGTGNGGGLKGLAPDAKIIPYRIANTDFQHSNKHVNARDSADAIRAAADSDARIINMSFGSDFSMDAEREAAEYALSKGKLFFAAAGNDGDGANAVQYPAAYEEVVAVSSADSKGTVAKTSQHGGFVDVASPGADVPVWCDNTFQSYCDGNGTSAATAIASASAALVWSAHPDWTASQVLRVLFDTAARDWPDDETSAYLGHGLIRPSMNLLKHKGDPGDPDVSPLTGKSTSASGSGSTASAAPSGSASPSASASASSQPSQGKSGDATVVAGSSESEDSGNNLGLIACGVVVVVVLGGGALYYLRRRRSTV
- the eccCa gene encoding type VII secretion protein EccCa, with translation MSHIVVKRPPRALPSEVPDAEVQLQSPPELPRGQQEGAMMQLLPMLGMGGSVVFFFMTPNPIMRIMGMVMIASTVAMAISMLVRHRRGTQGQLADMRRDYLKYLTQTRREVLRTARLQRDAQFYLHPSPEQLWALVAEGSRVWERRVADVDFGQVRIGLGIQELATPLVPPQTAPVDELEPLTAGAMQQFLHTHSSLDGLPMAVSLRAFYHVTVSGDADSVRSSARALIGSLASLHSPEDLVVAIAADRQSSPHWEWAKWLPHVQLPGSTDGAGSRRLISTSCSELEELLGSRLGGRPRFQAGGQPLMDQPHIVVVLDGESVPPMSVLASPEGVQGVTVIEVVPGEVTGARGGLSVVVHPQTLQLESGHGLVYEGLPDLLSYEAAEALARQLAPLNVAAGGDDDEPLLANLEFTDLLNLGDASSVDVSRTWRPRSQAERLRVPIGVGEDGTPVMLDLKEAAQEGMGPHGLCVGATGSGKSELLRTLVLGLAVTHSSETLNFVLADFKGGATFAGMAQMPHVAAVITNLADDLTLVDRMGDSIRGELNRRQEMLRDAGNYANIHDYEKARAAGAPLLPIPSLVLVIDEFSELLTAKPDFIEMFVQIGRIGRSLGVHLLLASQRLEEGRLRGLETYLSYRIGLRTFSAGESRAALGVPDAYHLPNVPGSGYLKYGTDEMVRFKAAYVSGVYRTGAERASMPGGPLPVDRRPVAFTAAPVPVRYVEPAQRLDVPEARKSEDDALADTVLDVIVRRLEGRGASAHQVWLPPLDNPPSLDELLPGLAPVQGRGLTQPGFEGAGRLVVPLGVVDKPFEQRRDTLYRDFSGAAGHMQITGGPQSGKSTLLRTLVAGFALTHTPHEVQFYGLDFGGGGLASVSGLPHVGGVASRLDPERVRRTVSEVYGILTRREEYFRSAGIDSIATFRRMRERGQVSVEDQPWGDVFLIIDGWGNFRTDYEGLEPAVLDIAGRGLGYGIHLVVTASRSMEVRANLKDHLMNRLELRLGDVMDSELDRKSAVNVPAGVPGRGLTPEKLHFMAAVPRIDSINSDSDLSEATAAMNQEVARHWTASPAPAVRLLPRELPASALPPGDAHPERGIAFGIDENNLEPVFLDFEHDPFLMVFGESESGKSNLLRLLIKQLTERYDGNACKLFVIDNRRSLLDVTPPSHLAEYVPMSNNMEHHMEALYDLMQRRTPSATVTAQELRDRSWWRGPTVYVVVDDYDLVSTSSGNPLGRLTELLPFARDVGVRFVIARNSAGAGRAAYEPFIQRMTELGAQGLLLSGDPNEGDIMGNVRPRPMPAGRGVFVSRRRGNPLVQTGLVEGER
- a CDS encoding WXG100 family type VII secretion target, whose product is MADQKVTEHSLLQLENELSTRFDSVKGQLKTLQATIDSLEGAWKGIGANAFNDKQRQINDSMVSIGIRLQNFQEAIKAARTISGNTEDEVGAALRGIDVVPGYTGDSGASAPTSSLNSF
- a CDS encoding DUF6571 family protein, whose protein sequence is MNIHPDRAAAGTKVPEHSRQDVDLLRDEVQSILTKATQSDATADETLRLLVDQAKYGFSDAGYQDRDSAANALKDAKEAAALYSKGSGMSNTELTRLIALMKENKDDPLFAERFATDLGPEKTLSLYAGLADDQQFYVHPRSGSGLSEEMRTRMRLLGGLESSLGTTLATATHSGSDDMAQWQRDLLVAGGKDVGTPGQDRVYGYQVMSNLMRNGAYEDNFLKSYGDSLIAFERENTSDEVGGLQRRTTRENVLPWNHSGAFERLHYGAGNDAGSDPMTGFMEALGHNAEASTDFFNEGTHFDYLTEDREWFEDHAKTDAKTIAGYDSLGHALESATKGAPYDADPPQLHRDSETAAVAQRVVERYGQDAEYKGDKQTGLSGAQLLAEQEGIGDSLGSIGAAYIDDINWAMDGNAEKSVYALDDGGRTSSAERAHFDNSELGLTKFISTLGQDPDAYASLGTAQQVYTTSLLHEHPPTIEADGDVSSSEAETVLRNGAEVQGVLDRSRAEEIKAGGVEADKKYNDAVDARIERDKMIAGAVTGGLFSLTPEATTGMAATVVPIVGDQTEGVVGGLIEKNLDEYAEAHHRDNSEKYHAEGNEVYASGFAASWRPGHAVLQEADASSAWDGENYRKLSDALTRAQQLGYNSGSQQQENVGQLPTT
- a CDS encoding WXG100 family type VII secretion target, producing MTTNDGTTVVTYSSLEGAAASIERQGKQLDEDLAAIKRRVASVAELWQGEAKGAYDTAQAGWDKDARSVHDSLLQITRAVREAASAYQAGDKKAAQNF